In Clostridium sporogenes, one genomic interval encodes:
- a CDS encoding AAA family ATPase → MKKIAIYGKGGIGKSTTVSNVSAAMARMGLTVMQIGCDPKADSTRNLTGGKNIPTVLDTLREKGDIELDDLVFKSSTGVLCVESGGPVPGVGCAGRGIITAFEKLEELDAYEVYKPDVILYDVLGDVVCGGFAMPIRGGYADEVCIVTSGEMMSLYAATNIAHAVKSFGKRGYASLRGLILNSKKIENEQELVRKVAEEIETPVIHSMARDPYVQKAEALGKTVVEAFPECDMAKHYGTLAKILLEGGK, encoded by the coding sequence ATGAAGAAAATTGCCATTTATGGAAAAGGAGGCATTGGAAAGTCTACTACGGTATCCAATGTATCTGCAGCTATGGCAAGAATGGGTCTTACAGTAATGCAGATTGGGTGTGACCCTAAGGCGGACTCTACTCGAAATCTAACCGGCGGTAAAAATATTCCTACAGTATTGGATACTTTGAGAGAAAAGGGAGATATAGAGTTAGATGATCTTGTATTTAAAAGTAGTACTGGTGTCTTGTGTGTAGAATCAGGAGGACCAGTTCCAGGAGTGGGTTGTGCCGGACGTGGAATAATCACTGCATTTGAAAAACTGGAAGAATTAGATGCATATGAAGTATATAAACCAGACGTTATCCTCTATGATGTATTGGGTGATGTGGTATGTGGTGGATTTGCTATGCCTATTAGAGGAGGATATGCCGATGAGGTATGTATAGTTACATCCGGGGAAATGATGTCACTTTACGCAGCTACAAATATTGCACATGCTGTTAAAAGTTTTGGTAAGCGTGGATATGCATCCCTACGAGGATTGATACTAAACTCTAAAAAAATCGAAAATGAACAAGAGCTAGTTAGAAAAGTTGCAGAGGAAATTGAAACACCAGTAATTCACTCTATGGCACGAGACCCTTATGTACAGAAAGCTGAAGCTTTAGGAAAAACTGTAGTTGAAGCCTTCCCTGAATGTGATATGGCAAAGCACTACGGTACTTTGGCAAAGATTCTATTAGAGGGAGGAAAGTGA
- a CDS encoding nitrogenase component 1 has protein sequence MEELKHLKHLSSVKTNAGVKFLTPAAFPGNHCPMHTALALSSRVKGMSTLVVGTPECGTYSRNIVSGIKSEEGELHWTYILDSNEVVFGCRKGLIKTIKEMDKSGAKAIMIILTCVPEIIGEDIEGIVHEMQPQISAQLTFVLMAHFKCNSYPSGYWKTLAAFGNLMKKGKRSPDTINILGRSPREKNVPMPGLLTALEKRGFYLRMLAPKSDVEDFIVSPNAALNIVLSPFMNPLAEMMWEKFKVPFISLHEIYDVFEIDSLYEDVEKSLKIRFNNEFDESREKAIALQKQAKDVFKGKSYILTHIGAMMPLPLVLYLAKFEMEPMLLHMDEFYPDDRKWAKAIKEQGYDPMICHMVNDNADIELLEGIKEDFSLGKLLKDSSLIPCVPYLEDLYGQIGYERTAVLLSRMLKVYSKINVKK, from the coding sequence ATGGAGGAATTAAAACATCTAAAACACTTATCTTCAGTTAAGACAAATGCTGGGGTAAAGTTTTTGACTCCTGCAGCTTTTCCGGGAAATCATTGCCCTATGCATACTGCATTAGCGCTTAGTTCAAGGGTTAAAGGAATGTCTACATTGGTTGTAGGTACACCAGAATGTGGAACCTATAGTCGTAATATTGTTTCGGGTATTAAAAGTGAAGAAGGGGAGCTGCATTGGACCTATATTTTAGATTCAAATGAGGTTGTATTTGGATGCCGAAAGGGATTGATTAAAACTATCAAAGAAATGGATAAGTCTGGTGCAAAAGCTATTATGATAATTTTAACTTGTGTTCCTGAGATAATTGGTGAAGATATAGAGGGCATTGTACATGAAATGCAGCCTCAGATTTCAGCACAACTTACATTTGTATTAATGGCACATTTTAAATGTAATAGTTATCCTTCAGGTTATTGGAAAACTTTAGCAGCATTCGGAAACTTAATGAAGAAGGGAAAAAGAAGCCCTGATACAATAAATATTCTCGGTCGTAGTCCAAGAGAAAAGAATGTTCCTATGCCAGGATTATTGACAGCGTTGGAGAAAAGAGGATTTTATCTTAGGATGCTTGCTCCAAAATCTGATGTTGAGGATTTTATTGTTTCACCGAATGCAGCTCTTAATATTGTACTGTCACCTTTCATGAACCCTTTGGCTGAAATGATGTGGGAGAAGTTTAAAGTCCCATTTATAAGTCTTCATGAAATTTATGATGTATTTGAAATTGATAGTCTTTATGAAGATGTAGAAAAATCATTGAAAATTAGGTTTAATAATGAATTTGATGAATCAAGGGAAAAGGCTATTGCATTGCAGAAACAGGCAAAAGATGTGTTTAAAGGGAAAAGCTATATTTTAACTCACATTGGTGCTATGATGCCTTTACCTCTTGTGCTATATTTAGCTAAATTTGAAATGGAGCCTATGCTTTTACATATGGATGAATTTTATCCTGATGATAGAAAGTGGGCAAAAGCTATTAAAGAGCAAGGGTATGATCCTATGATATGTCATATGGTAAATGATAATGCTGATATAGAGCTTTTGGAGGGTATTAAGGAAGATTTTTCTTTAGGAAAGCTTTTAAAGGATTCATCTTTAATTCCTTGCGTCCCATATCTAGAGGATTTGTATGGACAAATAGGATATGAAAGAACCGCAGTTTTATTAAGTAGAATGTTAAAGGTTTATAGTAAAATAAATGTTAAAAAATAA
- a CDS encoding FecCD family ABC transporter permease yields the protein MKKPMEKVSINTNKKDHIRKMWFIVLGGLGLLAFIMMFSTTKGAENIPLASLWDALFHFNGKEMNHLVIVNLRIPRVIASALVGAALAVSGAIMQGTTGNPLADSGLLGLNAGAAFALSICFAFFPGMKYIHIILFSFLGAAFGAALVNGIASMKRGGQTPIRLVLAGAAVSTLLVAMSQGIALYFNVAQSIMFWTVGGVAGSNWEQVRIMLPWIIGGLIGSVALSPYISILSLGQDVAKGLGINIKVVNLLSSIIVLILVGASVSVVGSVGFVGLIVPHIARFFVGMDYKLIIPSTAVMGALLVVLADLGARILNPPFETPIGAIISLIGVPLFLNLARRQRSAI from the coding sequence ATGAAAAAGCCAATGGAGAAGGTAAGTATAAACACAAATAAAAAAGATCATATACGGAAGATGTGGTTTATTGTATTGGGAGGATTAGGATTACTTGCTTTTATTATGATGTTTTCTACAACTAAGGGGGCAGAGAATATCCCCTTAGCTTCCCTATGGGATGCTTTATTTCATTTTAATGGGAAGGAAATGAATCATCTTGTTATAGTCAATCTACGTATTCCTCGCGTTATAGCAAGTGCCTTAGTTGGTGCAGCGCTTGCTGTTTCAGGAGCTATTATGCAAGGAACTACAGGAAATCCCCTTGCTGATTCAGGATTATTAGGGTTAAATGCTGGAGCGGCTTTTGCTCTTTCTATATGTTTTGCCTTCTTTCCTGGAATGAAATATATTCATATTATTTTATTTTCTTTTTTAGGAGCAGCCTTTGGAGCTGCATTAGTTAATGGTATTGCTTCTATGAAAAGAGGTGGACAAACACCTATTCGTCTTGTATTGGCAGGGGCAGCTGTTAGTACACTACTGGTGGCCATGAGCCAAGGGATTGCCCTTTATTTTAATGTAGCTCAAAGCATTATGTTTTGGACCGTTGGTGGTGTTGCAGGTTCCAATTGGGAACAGGTTAGGATAATGTTGCCTTGGATAATAGGAGGACTCATAGGATCGGTGGCCCTATCACCTTATATTTCTATTTTAAGCTTAGGCCAAGATGTTGCAAAGGGATTGGGAATAAATATAAAGGTAGTAAATCTACTCTCTTCCATTATAGTTCTTATATTGGTAGGAGCCTCAGTATCTGTAGTAGGTTCGGTTGGATTTGTAGGATTGATTGTTCCTCATATTGCACGTTTTTTTGTTGGCATGGATTATAAATTAATTATTCCTTCTACAGCAGTAATGGGAGCTTTGCTGGTAGTATTAGCTGATTTAGGAGCCAGAATTTTAAATCCACCCTTTGAAACTCCCATAGGAGCTATAATTTCTCTTATCGGTGTACCGTTATTCCTAAATTTGGCTCGTAGACAAAGGAGTGCAATATAA
- a CDS encoding FecCD family ABC transporter permease yields MKEQQQIIEAYKRKVAIRNTLIVIGCVLLLVISLIISMDTGYIKMSPLDVLRTLFGRGTDKEKLILFDFRLPRIVISMLVGAGLALSGCIIQSVSKNPLADPGILGINAGASLMVILYVLIFSAESFLSVFTLPFLALMGAGATAVIVYLFSYKRDEGISTMRLVLTGVAVQAGISALTTLLVVKLDDTQYNFVVAWQAGSIWGSNWKFVMTLLPWLAILIPYILTKSSVMDILTLSDDIAYGLGVSVEKERRKLLAAAVALAASCVAVSGSISFVGLIAPHLSRRLVGPRHGVLLSTSILIGAVLVSLADTIGRVIIQPSEIPTGIVVAIIGAPYFLYLLSNSKS; encoded by the coding sequence ATGAAAGAACAACAACAAATAATTGAAGCATATAAACGTAAGGTAGCTATTAGAAATACATTAATTGTAATTGGATGTGTTTTATTACTAGTAATTTCTTTAATTATAAGTATGGATACAGGATATATTAAAATGTCTCCATTGGATGTTTTAAGGACACTATTTGGTAGAGGTACAGATAAAGAAAAGCTGATTTTATTTGATTTTAGATTGCCTCGTATAGTTATTTCAATGTTAGTAGGAGCTGGACTTGCACTATCAGGATGCATAATACAGAGTGTATCTAAGAACCCTCTAGCTGATCCAGGAATTTTAGGCATTAATGCAGGTGCTAGTTTAATGGTGATTTTATATGTATTGATCTTTAGTGCAGAATCTTTCCTATCCGTGTTTACTCTTCCATTTTTAGCCTTAATGGGAGCCGGTGCTACAGCAGTTATAGTTTATCTTTTTTCTTATAAGCGAGATGAAGGTATCTCAACTATGAGGCTTGTTTTAACTGGTGTGGCAGTACAGGCAGGAATTTCAGCATTAACCACTTTACTAGTGGTGAAATTGGATGATACACAATATAACTTTGTGGTTGCTTGGCAGGCAGGAAGTATTTGGGGGTCTAACTGGAAATTTGTGATGACGCTGCTACCTTGGCTAGCTATATTAATTCCATATATACTAACAAAATCTTCTGTTATGGATATACTGACTCTTAGTGATGATATAGCCTATGGTCTTGGTGTTTCAGTAGAAAAGGAACGTCGTAAATTACTTGCAGCGGCAGTAGCTCTTGCTGCTTCATGTGTAGCAGTTAGTGGAAGCATTAGTTTTGTAGGTTTAATAGCACCCCATTTATCAAGACGACTTGTGGGACCACGACATGGTGTACTTTTATCCACTAGTATACTGATTGGTGCTGTATTAGTATCTTTGGCAGATACTATTGGACGTGTTATCATTCAGCCTTCTGAGATTCCAACAGGAATTGTGGTAGCTATTATTGGAGCACCATATTTTCTTTATCTTCTTTCTAATAGTAAGAGTTGA
- a CDS encoding ABC transporter ATP-binding protein, whose protein sequence is MNSITTTNLAIAYEDKLIVDGLNMNIPKGKITTIIGPNGCGKSTVLKTIGRILEPKEGLVYLNGDDIRNLSTKEVAQKMAILPQSPQAQAGLTVGELVSYGRFPHKKGFGKLSPEDKKIIEWALDITKLTELEVTMVDNLSGGQRQRVWIAMALAQQTDLILLDEPTTYLDMAYQLEVLELLYNLNRKQSCTIVMVLHDLNLAARFADYMIAIRSGNIIKCGTPKEIMAKEVLKDTFNIDAEIVWGSKTGRPTCISYELIK, encoded by the coding sequence ATGAACAGTATTACAACAACAAATTTAGCCATCGCTTATGAGGACAAACTCATAGTGGATGGTTTGAATATGAATATACCAAAAGGGAAGATAACTACCATAATTGGACCAAACGGTTGTGGAAAATCAACTGTACTTAAGACTATAGGACGTATTTTAGAACCCAAAGAAGGACTAGTTTATTTAAATGGTGATGATATTAGAAATCTTTCCACTAAGGAAGTAGCACAGAAGATGGCTATATTGCCTCAATCTCCTCAAGCCCAAGCAGGGCTTACCGTTGGTGAGCTTGTATCTTATGGTCGATTTCCACATAAGAAGGGATTTGGTAAATTGTCGCCGGAGGATAAGAAAATAATTGAATGGGCATTAGATATTACAAAGCTAACTGAACTTGAGGTTACAATGGTGGATAATCTTTCTGGTGGACAGCGTCAGAGAGTATGGATCGCAATGGCATTAGCTCAGCAGACTGATTTGATATTGCTAGATGAACCTACTACCTATTTGGATATGGCATATCAATTAGAGGTGTTGGAGCTTTTATACAACTTAAATAGGAAACAAAGTTGTACAATCGTCATGGTACTCCATGATTTGAATTTAGCCGCACGTTTTGCCGACTATATGATAGCAATACGCAGTGGAAATATCATAAAGTGTGGAACTCCAAAAGAGATTATGGCAAAAGAAGTTTTAAAGGATACTTTTAATATTGATGCAGAAATTGTGTGGGGCTCTAAAACAGGGCGTCCTACATGTATTTCTTATGAATTGATTAAGTAG